The sequence below is a genomic window from Metasolibacillus fluoroglycofenilyticus.
AATCACGATTTGTAATAATACCTACTAGTTTTTGGTCGTCCATATTGTTTACAATCGGAACGCCCGAAATGCGGTATTTCCCCATCAAGTGCTCAGCATCAAACACTTGGTGCTCTGGTGTTAAGAAGAATGGGTTTGTAATAACGCCATTTTCAGAGCGTTTTACTTTTTCTACTTCCTCAGCTTGCTCATCAATCGTCATGTTTTTATGAATAATACCAATTCCACCTTGACGTGCCATTGCAATTGCCATTTTCGCTTCTGTTACTGTATCCATACCAGCGCTTATTAAAGGGATATTTAATTTGATTTTCGGTGTTAATTGTACTGATAAATCCACGTCTTTTGGTAATACTTCTGAATGAGCTGGGACTAGTAGTACATCATCAAATGTTAATCCTTCTTTAGCAAATTTTGTTTCCCACATTTCGAAAATTCCTCCTAGGTAAAAGAATATTATTGTAAGGTTATCAACGTGCTCCTGCGGTGTCAAGATATTATAAAAAGAAAAATAATTCCGACTATTGATTATCCAATTTTAAATATAAAGAAAAGAGCTTTGTTCATTCCTATCATAACACTTTTATATTTTATTTATATTTTTCTTGCTTACAAATCTTCAAAATAGATGCTCTGTACTTCTTGAACTATAAAAAATTGATACACTTAGAAAGAATACTATTAGAGGATGATTATATATGAATAAGATTCAACAATTTTGGCATGATTTTTGCAGAGCAAATGGTAAAGAAGAAATTCAATATAAAGATGCATTTCAATTTGGAGTTTCAGCTGATTGGTTAGCTAATTTAGTTGTTGAAGGAAAGAAAACAGCAACAACTTCAGGTTATATGTTTTATGAGTTAGAAAATGAGGCTCTACCTCAAAGTGGTGAGTATTATATCGTTCTAAATGGACAGGAAGAGCCAGTAGCAGTCATTCAAATTCAATCCGTTGAAGTTGTTCCAATGAATGAGGTAACAGTAGACTTTGCTTTAGCAGAAGGTGAGGGTGATTATCAGTTTTGGTGGGATGTCCATGAAAAATTTTTTACCGAATTATTGAAGACTTATAATAAAAAATTTTCGCCAAATATGTTAGTTGTATGTGAACGCTTTAGAAAAGTACCGTAGAAAGTGATTTTAATGTAGTAGGCTTATTTATAAATACAAACAAACCATATGTTAAACTTTTTTTTATCTGATTCATCAGAGGTGTGTAATTGTGAAGTAATGTCTTGCTTTCATGGAGGGTCTCAAACGCGTACTGACATATTTTAAGAGGGTCTACTTGATAGAAATCGAAGGTGATACCTAATAAACTAAAAGAGGCAGGATTCAACAAAGTTATTTCTATCAATAACTTTTCGAGTTCTATCAGTAAGTGGCTAAAAATAACGTTCGAAAAGCCGTACAGTTCCCGGCATTTTAGGAGTTAATGATAGAGATTTGCCTAACTAGAGGTCTGATAAAGCAGCAGTTCCCCTAAATGAAAGTAAAATGCTAAAACTTTTCTTGCCATATTTTCAACGAGCCTTTCTTAATAAAAAAATGACAGTAGATAATTTACATTTATTTACAATATGTATCTGACGGGGCTAGTTATTCCATGTTTATCGACGTTTATTCCACGTTTTTTTGAGTTTATTCCACGTTTTCTGAGTTTTATTCCATGTTCATGTTTTTTTACACATGTGATATGG
It includes:
- a CDS encoding ASCH domain-containing protein, producing MNKIQQFWHDFCRANGKEEIQYKDAFQFGVSADWLANLVVEGKKTATTSGYMFYELENEALPQSGEYYIVLNGQEEPVAVIQIQSVEVVPMNEVTVDFALAEGEGDYQFWWDVHEKFFTELLKTYNKKFSPNMLVVCERFRKVP